In Helianthus annuus cultivar XRQ/B chromosome 8, HanXRQr2.0-SUNRISE, whole genome shotgun sequence, a single genomic region encodes these proteins:
- the LOC110871511 gene encoding TPD1 protein homolog 1 gives MTLTSVVHDSTKSNLPFTQRIVAVTVTCSVLLVAVMFVTGILVDHITTISVAQSTTYNSTIFSGLHRKLLHSQATQVHPNRIWGDKCSNSDIIINQGPTDPLPSGIPTYTVEIMNVCTTGCDISSIHLTCGWFSSARLINPRVFKRLRYNDCLVNNGNRLANGHTISFQYANTFRYPLSVSSVRC, from the exons ATGACTTTAACGTCCGTCGTTCATGATTCAACGAAGAGCAACTTGCCGTTCACGCAAAGGATTGTAGCGGTTACGGTCACGTGTTCGGTGTTGCTAGTGGCGGTTATGTTCGTTACAG gTATTTTAGTTGATCATATCACTACAATTTCTGTTGCACAGAGTACAACTTACAACAGTACCATATTTTCTGGTCTGCATCGCAAGCTTCTTCACAGTCAAg CAACACAAGTGCACCCAAACCGAATATGGGGAGACAAATGTTCAAACTCCGACATTATCATCAACCAAGGTCCAACTGACCCCCTCCCTAGCGGCATACCCACCTACACCGTCGAGATCATGAACGTATGCACCACCGGCTGCGACATCTCCTCCATCCACCTAACCTGCGGTTGGTTCAGCTCGGCCAGACTCATCAACCCTCGAGTGTTTAAACGCCTACGTTACAACGACTGTCTTGTTAACAACGGTAACCGACTAGCTAACGGTCACACCATCTCGTTTCAATATGCCAACACGTTCCGTTACCCTCTCTCCGTTTCCTCCGTTAGATGTTGA